From a region of the Odoribacter splanchnicus DSM 20712 genome:
- a CDS encoding TolC family protein, producing the protein MNAYWKGIVLGLVVLSAPVMAQEKPAVWDLKSCINYARAHNIQIRQSRIAWEESLENTKQAKADRLPSLSFTTAHNYVNRPRPEAGDKNSYSGSYNLNSSVSLFEGGKIRKNVQQMDLQNEVQGLTIKESENNIELAITQAFVQVLYADEAVKINEGTVEVSKAQRDRGKALLEAGALSKADLAQLEAQYATDKYQLVVARTTLANAQLELKQLLELGVNDQMELAIPQLTDESVLVVLPSKESVYLTSLGIMPEVKYNQLNIRVANLEKEKAWAGYLPDVTLSAGLGTSHVSGIGTGFGTQTKHNWSENIGLTLNIPIFNKRSTKTAVNLAKLNIENAQLNYENVQKELLKSVETVYQDAVSAQNRFRSARENLTATELSFELTQEQFFLKAKNTVELMTEKNNLLAARLELIQAKYMAILNQQLLNFYQGIEISIQ; encoded by the coding sequence ATGAATGCATATTGGAAAGGGATAGTCCTGGGACTGGTCGTGTTGTCCGCCCCGGTGATGGCTCAGGAAAAACCGGCTGTGTGGGATTTGAAATCCTGCATTAATTATGCCCGGGCACATAATATTCAGATTCGGCAAAGTCGGATCGCATGGGAAGAAAGTTTAGAAAATACGAAGCAGGCTAAAGCGGACCGGCTGCCTTCTCTTTCTTTTACAACGGCTCACAATTATGTGAACCGTCCCCGTCCCGAAGCCGGTGATAAAAATTCGTATTCCGGAAGTTATAACCTGAATTCTTCCGTATCTCTGTTCGAAGGAGGAAAAATCCGGAAGAACGTACAACAGATGGACCTGCAAAATGAGGTGCAGGGGTTGACGATCAAGGAATCTGAAAATAACATCGAACTGGCGATTACCCAAGCATTTGTCCAGGTATTGTATGCTGACGAAGCGGTGAAAATTAACGAAGGGACGGTAGAAGTTTCCAAAGCCCAGCGGGATCGTGGCAAAGCTTTATTGGAGGCAGGAGCATTATCGAAAGCCGATCTCGCTCAGCTGGAAGCTCAGTATGCCACCGATAAATATCAGTTGGTTGTAGCCCGGACAACGCTCGCAAATGCTCAGCTGGAATTGAAACAATTGCTCGAATTAGGGGTGAACGACCAGATGGAACTGGCTATTCCGCAATTGACAGATGAAAGCGTGTTGGTCGTTTTACCGTCTAAAGAGAGTGTTTACCTGACTTCGCTGGGAATCATGCCGGAAGTGAAATACAACCAATTGAATATCCGGGTAGCGAATCTGGAGAAGGAGAAAGCGTGGGCGGGATATTTACCTGACGTTACCTTGTCTGCCGGTTTAGGAACCAGTCATGTTTCGGGTATCGGCACGGGGTTCGGGACACAGACGAAACACAATTGGAGTGAAAATATCGGTTTGACGCTGAATATACCGATTTTTAATAAACGTTCGACCAAGACGGCGGTCAATCTGGCTAAACTGAATATCGAGAATGCCCAACTCAATTATGAGAACGTACAGAAAGAATTACTGAAATCGGTAGAGACGGTTTATCAGGATGCGGTATCGGCGCAGAACCGTTTCCGTTCGGCCCGGGAGAATCTGACCGCTACAGAATTGTCTTTCGAGCTTACTCAGGAACAGTTTTTCCTGAAAGCAAAAAATACGGTAGAATTGATGACGGAGAAAAACAACTTGCTGGCTGCCCGGCTCGAGTTGATACAAGCCAAATATATGGCGATCCTGAATCAGCAATTGTTGAATTTCTATCAGGGTATAGAGATCAGTATCCAATGA
- a CDS encoding efflux RND transporter periplasmic adaptor subunit — MKKGKLITIGGAIVVLALCGYFFMGTSSKGKISFQTEKVTRNSMTDVVVATGTVEPVTKVDVGTQVSGIIDRIYVDYNSVVKKGQLIAEMDKVTLQAELESQEAQLANAKAEYEYQQKNYARSKVLFEKQLISDSDYEEATYNYEKAKSTYEKSKADIVKVRRNLGYAVITSPIDGVVISREVEEGQTVAAGFETPTLFTIAKDLTEMQVIADVDEADIGEIREGQRVTFTVDAYRNDAFEGVVTQVRLEATVESNVVTYEVVISAPNPDLKLKPGLTATVSIYTLEKNNVLTIPPKALKFMPDQALAEANGIVLKPIHVDNSALQKTVWVKNGQTLEEKEVQTATATTSLLEITGGLAEGDEIVVAMEQSGKKAMGTPQPGETESSPFMPKPPGQDKKSKK; from the coding sequence ATGAAAAAAGGGAAATTAATAACGATCGGGGGAGCTATCGTAGTTCTGGCCTTGTGCGGATATTTCTTTATGGGTACTTCTTCAAAAGGGAAAATCAGTTTTCAGACTGAAAAAGTGACCCGTAATTCGATGACGGATGTCGTAGTGGCGACAGGGACGGTAGAGCCGGTGACCAAGGTGGATGTCGGTACGCAGGTTTCGGGTATCATCGACCGTATCTATGTCGACTACAATAGTGTTGTGAAAAAAGGGCAGCTGATTGCCGAGATGGATAAGGTGACCTTACAGGCAGAACTGGAATCGCAGGAAGCTCAGCTGGCGAATGCCAAAGCAGAATACGAGTATCAGCAAAAAAATTATGCCCGCAGTAAAGTGCTGTTCGAAAAGCAACTGATCAGCGACAGCGATTATGAAGAGGCAACGTATAATTATGAAAAGGCTAAAAGTACCTACGAAAAGTCGAAAGCCGATATTGTAAAGGTGAGAAGAAATTTGGGATATGCCGTGATTACCAGTCCGATAGACGGTGTCGTTATCAGTAGGGAAGTGGAAGAAGGACAGACGGTGGCTGCCGGATTCGAAACTCCGACTTTGTTTACCATTGCTAAAGATTTGACGGAGATGCAGGTGATTGCAGACGTGGATGAGGCCGATATCGGCGAAATACGCGAAGGACAGCGGGTTACCTTTACCGTAGATGCCTACCGGAACGATGCGTTCGAAGGGGTTGTGACTCAGGTACGGCTGGAGGCTACCGTGGAATCGAATGTGGTGACCTACGAAGTGGTGATCAGTGCACCTAATCCGGATCTGAAACTGAAACCGGGATTGACGGCTACCGTGTCGATTTATACACTGGAGAAGAATAACGTATTGACTATTCCTCCCAAAGCATTGAAATTTATGCCCGATCAGGCTTTGGCCGAAGCTAATGGAATCGTACTGAAACCGATCCATGTGGATAATTCTGCCTTACAGAAAACAGTGTGGGTGAAGAATGGACAAACGTTGGAAGAAAAAGAAGTACAGACGGCTACTGCGACGACTTCACTCCTGGAGATCACCGGTGGTCTCGCTGAGGGAGACGAGATTGTCGTGGCGATGGAACAATCCGGTAAAAAAGCGATGGGAACTCCGCAACCCGGAGAAACAGAATCCAGTCCCTTTATGCCGAAACCACCGGGACAAGATAAGAAGAGTAAGAAGTAA
- a CDS encoding ABC transporter ATP-binding protein, giving the protein MNAIIELKDIKRDFLVGNETVHALRGVSFAIQPGEFVTIMGTSGSGKSTLLNVLGCLDTPTAGEYWLDGYSVRQMGKNERAELRNHKIGFVFQSYNLLPKTTSIENVELPLMYNPAVSAKERERRAIEALDSVGLHDRLYHKSNQMSGGQQQRVAIARALVNDPVLILADEATGNLDTRTSFEILTLFQELYARGRTIVFVTHNPELSAYSSRTIVLKDGRVIQDTRNEKIASAKETLAALPKNED; this is encoded by the coding sequence ATGAATGCTATAATTGAATTAAAAGATATCAAGCGTGATTTTCTGGTAGGAAATGAGACGGTACATGCTTTGCGGGGGGTATCCTTTGCTATTCAGCCGGGAGAATTCGTGACGATCATGGGGACCAGCGGATCGGGGAAATCTACTTTACTGAATGTGCTGGGGTGTCTGGATACGCCGACAGCCGGGGAGTATTGGCTGGACGGGTATTCGGTCCGGCAGATGGGAAAGAATGAGCGGGCGGAGCTGAGGAATCATAAGATCGGTTTTGTATTCCAGTCTTATAACCTGCTTCCGAAGACTACTTCGATCGAGAATGTCGAGCTTCCGTTGATGTATAATCCGGCGGTTTCGGCTAAGGAACGGGAAAGACGGGCGATAGAAGCGCTCGACTCGGTAGGGTTACATGACCGGTTGTATCATAAGTCGAATCAGATGTCCGGAGGACAGCAGCAACGGGTGGCTATAGCCCGGGCATTGGTGAACGATCCGGTATTGATTTTGGCCGATGAGGCTACGGGAAACCTGGATACCCGTACTTCTTTCGAGATTCTGACGTTGTTTCAGGAATTGTATGCCCGGGGGAGGACTATTGTTTTTGTCACCCATAATCCCGAATTATCGGCGTATAGCAGCCGGACTATCGTGTTGAAGGATGGGCGGGTGATTCAGGATACCCGGAATGAAAAGATTGCTTCGGCTAAAGAGACGCTGGCGGCTTTACCGAAGAATGAGGATTAA
- a CDS encoding ABC transporter permease produces MNFANLFRIALRALGNNKMRGFLTMLGIIIGVASVITMLAIGQGSKRSIRAQIAEMGSNMIMIHPGADMRGGVRQDPAAMQSLKLDDYQAIVDETRYVSACSPSVSSSGQAIYGSNNYPTSIYGINPDYLEIRKYTLAEGDMFTEEDILGSAKVCVVGKTIVDNLFTNGENPVGQIIRFGKIPFRIIGVLTSKGYNTMGMDQDDLILAPYTTVQKRILAITHLQSIFCSALSEDQTELAEEEIASILRRNHRLKESDDDDFNIRSQQELSSMMNSTTDMMTMLLACIAGISLLVGGIGIMNIMYVSVTERTREIGLRMSIGAKGRDILAQFLIEAILISVTGGLIGVVFGIGASWVVKLVAGWPVYVQLYSVVLSFVVCTVTGIFFGWYPAQKASNLDPIEAIRYE; encoded by the coding sequence ATGAATTTTGCGAATTTATTCAGGATCGCTTTGCGGGCCCTGGGGAATAATAAGATGCGGGGATTTCTGACGATGTTGGGGATCATTATCGGTGTCGCTTCGGTGATTACCATGCTGGCTATCGGTCAGGGATCTAAGCGGAGTATCCGTGCTCAGATCGCGGAGATGGGTTCTAATATGATCATGATTCATCCGGGTGCGGATATGCGGGGAGGGGTACGGCAAGATCCGGCTGCCATGCAAAGTCTGAAACTGGACGATTATCAGGCGATTGTCGATGAAACCCGTTATGTTTCGGCTTGTTCGCCATCGGTGAGTAGCAGCGGACAAGCGATCTACGGATCCAATAATTATCCGACCAGTATCTATGGGATAAATCCGGATTATCTTGAAATTCGTAAATATACCCTGGCGGAAGGGGATATGTTTACGGAGGAGGATATTCTCGGATCGGCGAAAGTCTGTGTCGTCGGGAAAACGATCGTGGATAATCTGTTTACCAATGGGGAAAATCCGGTGGGGCAAATTATCCGCTTCGGAAAAATACCTTTCCGTATTATCGGAGTCCTGACATCGAAAGGTTATAATACAATGGGGATGGACCAGGATGATCTTATCTTAGCACCTTATACAACCGTCCAGAAACGTATCCTGGCCATCACCCATTTACAAAGTATATTCTGTTCGGCGCTTTCTGAAGATCAGACCGAACTGGCAGAAGAGGAGATTGCGAGTATCCTGCGCAGGAATCACAGGCTGAAAGAATCGGATGACGATGATTTTAACATCCGTTCCCAACAAGAACTGAGCTCGATGATGAATTCCACAACGGACATGATGACGATGTTGTTGGCGTGTATTGCGGGGATCTCTTTACTGGTCGGCGGTATCGGGATTATGAACATCATGTATGTGTCGGTAACCGAACGTACCCGGGAAATCGGACTGAGAATGTCTATCGGAGCGAAGGGGCGGGATATTCTGGCCCAGTTCCTGATCGAGGCGATTCTGATCAGTGTGACCGGTGGATTGATCGGTGTGGTGTTCGGTATCGGAGCCTCGTGGGTGGTCAAGTTGGTTGCGGGATGGCCGGTATATGTGCAGCTGTATTCTGTTGTACTGTCGTTTGTGGTCTGTACGGTGACGGGAATCTTCTTCGGTTGGTATCCGGCACAGAAAGCTTCTAATCTCGATCCGATCGAAGCGATCCGGTATGAGTAG
- a CDS encoding sensor histidine kinase, whose product MSDKNKILKFLIQVIGWGLVFGFPLFFTWKEGNPMTWVKFLGYVGVPIAFITVFYANYFIFIDRLLFRKRLLVFIIVNLFLFVLLSLCLHGWQEYYFIHFVNEGPRHSRPFPPRSVFIIRDGVMMALVSALSVAIRMTENWYILEQEKKELENARSEAELQNLKSQLNPHFLFNTLNNIYSLIAIDPDRAQFAVHDLSRLLRHVLYEDNQKFVSLDHELNFMKSYIELMSLRLSGNVELKVDLPDDGKGVLVAPLLFITLIENAFKHGVSPTEPSFIHIRFNWLENSGICCYIENSYFPKKETDRSGSGIGLENLKKRLDLLYPGKYDLRTEREGNKFVAQLKIGS is encoded by the coding sequence ATGAGTGACAAGAATAAAATTTTAAAGTTTCTGATCCAGGTGATCGGCTGGGGATTGGTATTCGGCTTCCCTCTTTTTTTCACCTGGAAAGAGGGAAATCCGATGACCTGGGTTAAATTTCTGGGGTATGTCGGTGTTCCCATCGCTTTTATTACTGTATTTTATGCCAATTATTTTATTTTTATCGATCGCTTGTTGTTCCGGAAAAGGTTATTGGTATTTATTATTGTCAATTTATTCCTTTTTGTGTTGCTGAGCTTATGTTTACATGGATGGCAGGAGTATTATTTTATTCATTTTGTCAATGAGGGACCGAGGCATTCGAGACCTTTTCCTCCACGGAGTGTTTTTATTATCCGGGATGGAGTGATGATGGCTTTGGTGTCGGCTCTGAGTGTCGCTATCCGGATGACCGAAAACTGGTATATCCTCGAGCAAGAAAAAAAAGAATTGGAAAATGCCCGTTCCGAAGCGGAATTGCAGAATCTGAAAAGCCAGCTGAACCCTCATTTCCTGTTCAATACCCTCAATAATATTTATTCCCTGATCGCTATCGATCCTGACCGGGCCCAGTTTGCCGTCCATGATCTGAGCCGGCTGTTGCGGCATGTGCTGTATGAAGACAATCAGAAATTCGTATCGCTCGATCATGAATTGAATTTCATGAAGAGTTATATCGAGTTGATGAGTCTGAGGTTGTCGGGAAATGTAGAGTTGAAGGTCGATTTGCCGGACGATGGGAAAGGTGTGCTGGTCGCTCCGTTGTTGTTTATCACTTTGATCGAAAACGCTTTTAAACACGGAGTGAGCCCCACGGAGCCTTCTTTTATTCATATCCGTTTCAATTGGTTGGAAAATTCAGGAATCTGCTGTTACATTGAAAACAGTTATTTTCCCAAGAAAGAAACCGACCGGAGCGGATCGGGGATCGGACTGGAAAATTTAAAAAAACGGCTGGATTTATTGTATCCCGGAAAATATGATTTGCGGACAGAACGGGAGGGAAACAAATTTGTCGCTCAATTAAAGATCGGAAGTTGA
- a CDS encoding LytR/AlgR family response regulator transcription factor — MELNCLIVDDEPLALDLMESYVKRTPFLKLVARCSNALEVLQVLREEAVDLIFLDIQMPELNGLELSRVLDKQIKVIFTTAFEQYALEGFRVDALDYLLKPVSYPEFLKAANKALNWFEKTRETQGDSLEEDCIFVKSDYKLVKVELAKICYIEGLKDYVKIYLEGVTSPIVSLISMKSLEEMLPASFCRVHRSFIVNLNRITVIERNRIVFGKTYIPIADSSKDKFMEFLNKRTIK, encoded by the coding sequence ATGGAACTGAATTGTTTGATAGTCGATGATGAGCCTTTGGCTTTGGATTTGATGGAGAGTTACGTCAAGCGGACACCTTTTTTGAAATTGGTTGCCCGTTGCTCGAATGCTTTGGAGGTGTTGCAGGTGTTACGCGAAGAGGCGGTGGATCTGATCTTCCTCGATATCCAGATGCCTGAACTGAATGGGTTGGAATTGTCCCGGGTGTTGGATAAACAGATCAAAGTGATTTTTACAACCGCCTTCGAACAGTATGCTTTGGAAGGTTTCCGGGTGGATGCGCTGGACTATTTATTGAAGCCGGTCAGCTATCCTGAATTTTTAAAGGCCGCTAACAAGGCGTTGAATTGGTTTGAGAAAACCCGTGAAACGCAGGGGGACAGTCTGGAAGAGGATTGTATTTTTGTAAAATCGGATTATAAACTGGTCAAGGTCGAATTGGCTAAAATTTGTTATATCGAGGGTTTGAAGGATTATGTAAAAATATACCTCGAAGGGGTGACTTCGCCTATCGTTTCGCTTATCAGTATGAAATCGCTTGAAGAGATGTTGCCGGCTTCTTTTTGCCGGGTACACCGTTCTTTTATCGTCAATCTGAATCGGATCACTGTCATCGAGCGAAACCGGATCGTTTTCGGAAAGACTTATATTCCGATAGCAGATTCCTCGAAAGATAAATTTATGGAATTCCTCAATAAGCGGACGATCAAGTGA
- a CDS encoding cation:proton antiporter, with protein MSHLPTLITDLALILASAGLMTLIFKRLKQPSVLGYIVAGILAGPHITLTPTVIDSGNIQTWADIGVVFLLFALGLEFSFKKLMKVGGPAIIAALTIIVGMVVLGFIVGVAMGWKQMDSIFLGGMLAMSSTSIIYKAFEDLGLRTQRFTGLVFGILVIEDLVAIVLMVMLSTMAVSKNFEGMEMVYSIGKLLFFLLLWFLTGIYIIPTFFRRTRLLMGDETLLIVSLGLCFLMVVFATAVGFSSALGAFVMGSILAETIEAEKIERLVKPVKDLFAAIFFVSVGMMVDPGMIAQYIWPIVIITLTVLIGQSVFGTLGVVLAGQPLKTALQSGFCLTQIGEFAFIIAGLGMTMHVTSNFLYPIVIAVAVITTFLTPYMIRAAEPAYPYVEKHLPRKWKRFIEHYTSGTRVVNHESNWKRLLTSLIRIMVIYSVIIIAILILSFQFLVPLIRGSLPGFWGGLLCAVLILLLIAPFLRAIVAKKNHSAEFQSLWNDGYFSRAYLVSLVIFRFVIAILYVMVVIVSLFKASIALLLGVACVLVAGMFYSRYLKKQSIQIERHFLRNFRVREVYARHAGTQMPPKFAGHLLSRDLHMADFIIPSESLWAGYTLADLALGSRFGVMVVAVFRGQSCINIPGGKERLFPQDRVQVIGSDEQLERFGNKLQSMTLPPMDSDLTQSEVCLKQFVVTEDSPFNGKSIRDSGIRDKHKCVVVGVERGAASLRNPDADTVFEAGDLVWVVGEEMNVYELIH; from the coding sequence ATGTCACACTTACCTACATTAATTACGGATCTGGCTCTTATACTGGCTTCTGCCGGATTGATGACCCTGATATTCAAGCGTCTGAAACAACCGTCGGTATTGGGGTATATCGTGGCCGGTATTCTTGCCGGACCGCATATCACGTTAACCCCGACGGTTATCGACAGCGGAAATATTCAGACCTGGGCAGATATCGGGGTGGTATTCCTGTTGTTTGCTTTGGGATTGGAATTCAGTTTTAAAAAGTTAATGAAGGTAGGAGGTCCTGCTATCATCGCTGCCCTGACTATCATTGTGGGTATGGTGGTTTTGGGTTTTATCGTCGGGGTAGCGATGGGGTGGAAACAGATGGACAGTATCTTTCTGGGAGGTATGCTGGCCATGTCGTCGACTTCGATTATCTATAAGGCTTTCGAGGATTTGGGATTACGGACACAACGTTTTACAGGGCTGGTGTTCGGAATTTTAGTCATCGAGGACCTGGTCGCTATCGTCTTGATGGTGATGCTTTCTACGATGGCTGTCAGTAAGAATTTCGAAGGGATGGAAATGGTGTATAGTATCGGGAAACTCTTGTTCTTTTTGCTGTTGTGGTTCCTGACCGGGATTTATATTATTCCTACTTTTTTCAGGCGTACCCGTTTGCTGATGGGCGACGAGACCTTGCTGATCGTCTCTCTCGGTTTGTGTTTCCTGATGGTAGTGTTCGCTACAGCCGTCGGTTTCTCTTCTGCTTTGGGGGCTTTCGTGATGGGGTCTATTCTGGCCGAGACGATCGAAGCGGAAAAAATAGAACGTTTGGTGAAACCGGTGAAAGATTTGTTTGCCGCGATATTTTTTGTTTCAGTGGGGATGATGGTCGATCCGGGGATGATCGCCCAATATATCTGGCCGATTGTGATTATTACGCTTACCGTTTTGATCGGACAGTCGGTATTCGGTACCCTGGGAGTGGTATTGGCCGGTCAACCGCTGAAGACGGCTTTGCAGTCGGGATTTTGTCTGACGCAGATCGGGGAGTTCGCTTTTATTATCGCCGGCTTGGGCATGACGATGCACGTGACCAGTAATTTTTTGTACCCGATCGTGATCGCTGTAGCCGTCATAACGACATTTCTGACTCCTTATATGATCCGGGCTGCCGAGCCGGCTTATCCTTATGTCGAAAAACATTTGCCACGGAAATGGAAGCGTTTTATCGAGCATTATACTTCCGGTACCCGGGTGGTCAATCATGAAAGTAACTGGAAGCGTTTACTGACCTCGCTGATCCGGATAATGGTAATTTATTCGGTGATCATCATCGCTATTCTGATTCTCTCGTTTCAATTTCTGGTGCCCTTGATCCGGGGATCGCTGCCCGGTTTTTGGGGAGGGTTGTTGTGTGCCGTTCTGATTTTGTTATTGATCGCCCCTTTTTTGCGGGCTATCGTAGCCAAGAAAAACCATTCGGCCGAATTTCAGTCTTTGTGGAACGATGGTTATTTCAGCCGGGCTTATTTGGTGTCGCTGGTCATATTCCGTTTCGTGATAGCGATATTGTATGTCATGGTAGTGATTGTGTCGCTTTTTAAAGCTTCTATCGCTTTGTTACTGGGAGTGGCTTGCGTGTTGGTGGCCGGGATGTTTTATTCCCGTTACCTGAAAAAGCAGTCTATCCAGATCGAACGGCATTTTTTGCGGAATTTCCGGGTAAGAGAGGTGTATGCCCGGCATGCCGGAACACAGATGCCTCCGAAATTTGCCGGGCATCTGCTGTCACGGGATTTACATATGGCCGATTTTATAATTCCGTCCGAATCGTTATGGGCCGGATATACGTTGGCCGATCTGGCTTTGGGAAGTCGCTTCGGGGTGATGGTCGTCGCTGTTTTCAGGGGACAGAGTTGTATCAATATTCCGGGTGGTAAAGAACGCTTGTTTCCACAAGACCGGGTGCAGGTGATCGGTAGTGACGAGCAGCTGGAACGTTTTGGGAATAAACTGCAGTCCATGACCTTGCCACCGATGGATTCAGACCTGACACAGAGCGAAGTATGCCTGAAACAGTTTGTGGTCACCGAAGATTCTCCTTTTAACGGGAAGAGTATCCGGGATTCCGGAATCCGGGACAAACACAAATGTGTCGTAGTCGGTGTGGAACGGGGAGCGGCCTCGTTAAGAAATCCGGATGCCGATACGGTGTTCGAAGCCGGCGATCTGGTTTGGGTAGTGGGGGAGGAAATGAATGTATACGAACTGATCCATTAA
- a CDS encoding MATE family efflux transporter: MADLFPNYTEEKQSIRKFFRSYVYPAMFNMVVMALYNIVDRIFIGQGAGALAICGLALTLPCVSLLSTVGTLTGVGAAARISTSISLGNRSLACRILGNATVLNILLSTILIVYSLYHLDFILDIFGGSGQTIPYARKYMSILIPASLLTNLNFTYCHAIRASGFSRKSMTIVFAGVIANIILDPIFIFGFGLGIEGAAIATALSMCISSVLVIRHFRSPSNILKLQSKCFSPRFPILVSIVGIGMAAFIMNITTGMVNIIMNRYLENNGGDYAIGAFGIISSYSIQVSMLLMGICQGMQSVIGYFYAAGHRQMTLHILRKAIRTGSLIACCGFIIGEAFAPWLVKAFTSDPTLLQLSEEGLRYTFLAMPLLGFQLIVTSYFQSIRQAPKAITMNISRQFLFLIPALGLFSHWWGLTGIWLAIPFADLMATLIALFFLWRTDRKAD; the protein is encoded by the coding sequence TTGGCAGATCTGTTTCCCAATTATACCGAAGAAAAACAAAGCATCCGCAAGTTCTTCAGGAGCTATGTTTACCCGGCTATGTTCAACATGGTGGTCATGGCCTTGTACAACATAGTCGACCGGATATTCATCGGGCAGGGAGCCGGCGCTTTGGCTATCTGCGGACTGGCCCTGACGCTTCCTTGTGTTTCTTTGTTGAGTACCGTCGGCACCCTGACCGGAGTCGGAGCTGCTGCCCGCATTTCCACTTCGATTTCTTTAGGCAACCGTTCCCTGGCCTGCCGTATCCTGGGAAATGCCACTGTATTGAATATCCTGTTATCTACGATTCTGATCGTTTACTCCCTGTATCATCTGGACTTTATCCTGGATATCTTCGGAGGAAGCGGGCAAACTATCCCCTATGCCCGTAAATACATGTCCATTCTGATCCCGGCCAGCTTGCTGACGAATCTGAATTTCACCTATTGCCATGCCATCCGTGCCTCCGGTTTTTCCCGCAAATCGATGACCATCGTCTTCGCAGGAGTGATTGCCAATATTATCCTGGACCCGATCTTCATTTTCGGTTTCGGCCTGGGCATTGAAGGAGCAGCCATTGCAACAGCCCTATCTATGTGCATCAGCTCAGTATTGGTGATCCGTCATTTCAGAAGTCCGTCCAATATCCTGAAACTCCAAAGTAAATGTTTCTCTCCCCGGTTTCCGATCTTAGTTTCCATCGTCGGAATCGGTATGGCCGCTTTTATCATGAACATCACCACAGGTATGGTGAATATCATTATGAACCGTTATCTGGAAAACAACGGAGGAGATTACGCTATCGGAGCCTTCGGGATCATCAGTAGTTATTCCATCCAGGTCTCTATGTTGCTCATGGGAATATGCCAGGGCATGCAGTCTGTCATCGGTTATTTTTATGCAGCGGGCCATCGGCAGATGACGCTCCATATCCTGCGGAAAGCCATCCGTACGGGAAGTCTGATCGCCTGTTGCGGCTTTATAATCGGCGAAGCATTCGCTCCCTGGTTGGTCAAAGCCTTTACTTCCGATCCGACTCTGCTACAACTCAGCGAAGAGGGGCTGCGGTATACTTTTCTCGCCATGCCCCTGTTAGGGTTTCAACTGATCGTCACCAGCTATTTCCAGTCGATCCGGCAGGCACCTAAAGCCATCACCATGAATATTTCCCGTCAATTCTTATTTCTGATCCCGGCCCTGGGACTGTTTTCACACTGGTGGGGACTGACAGGCATCTGGCTGGCCATCCCCTTCGCCGACCTGATGGCCACACTGATCGCCCTCTTTTTCTTATGGCGGACCGACCGGAAAGCGGATTAA